The Lacrimispora xylanolytica genome has a segment encoding these proteins:
- a CDS encoding L-lactate dehydrogenase: MRTDKRKVALVGTGMVGMSYAYSMLNQGVCDELVLIDINRKRAEGEAMDLNHGLAFSASHMKIYAGEYRDCSDADIVVICAGVAQKPGETRLDLLKRNAAVFRSIVEPVTESGFNGIFLVATNPVDIMTRITYSLSGFNPKRVIGSGTTLDTARLRYLLGESLRVDPRNVHAYVIGEHGDSEFVPWSQAMIATKPILSLCGSGGEEDMVNREELKRIEEEVRTAAYKIIEAKQATYYGIGMSLTRITRAILGDENSVFTVSAMLRGEYGQSEVYAGVPCIINKNGIQRVLTLSLTEDEKERLDNSCNTLRESFEGIF; the protein is encoded by the coding sequence ATGAGAACAGATAAAAGAAAAGTTGCATTAGTCGGCACAGGTATGGTGGGAATGAGCTATGCTTATTCCATGTTGAACCAGGGTGTCTGTGATGAATTGGTATTAATTGATATTAACCGTAAACGTGCAGAGGGTGAAGCCATGGATTTAAATCATGGACTTGCTTTTTCTGCCTCTCATATGAAAATTTATGCAGGGGAATACAGGGACTGCTCCGATGCAGATATTGTTGTAATCTGTGCGGGAGTAGCTCAGAAGCCGGGAGAGACAAGGCTTGATCTTTTAAAGCGCAATGCTGCGGTATTCCGTTCCATTGTGGAGCCTGTGACAGAATCTGGCTTCAATGGTATCTTCCTTGTGGCCACAAATCCAGTGGACATTATGACGAGGATTACCTATTCCTTATCCGGCTTTAATCCTAAGCGGGTCATCGGAAGCGGAACCACGCTTGATACCGCAAGACTTCGGTATCTTCTTGGGGAGTCCTTAAGGGTAGACCCACGAAATGTACACGCTTATGTAATCGGAGAGCATGGAGACAGTGAGTTTGTTCCCTGGAGCCAGGCTATGATTGCGACAAAACCAATTTTATCTCTTTGCGGATCTGGCGGAGAAGAAGATATGGTAAACCGAGAGGAATTAAAGCGCATTGAAGAAGAGGTGCGTACAGCGGCATATAAGATTATAGAAGCAAAGCAGGCCACCTATTATGGAATCGGTATGTCTCTTACCAGAATCACAAGAGCCATTTTAGGAGATGAGAACAGCGTGTTTACCGTATCCGCCATGCTTCGCGGAGAATATGGACAATCTGAGGTATATGCAGGCGTTCCCTGTATCATCAATAAAAATGGAATTCAGCGGGTTCTTACTCTATCTCTTACAGAGGATGAGAAGGAACGGCTTGATAATTCCTGTAATACCCTTCGGGAAAGCTTTGAAGGTATCTTTTAA
- a CDS encoding type IV pilus twitching motility protein PilT → MKVVDLLNAAVAKNASDIFLVPGMPFSYKIGSRIVYQNEEKLFPAQMETLIEELYQLAGNRNMDKVKEHGDDDFSFALPGICRFRSSVFRQRGSLAAVIRVVTFDLPDYKELHIPETIMDVARMTKGFVLVTGPAGSGKTTTLACIIDKINNTRNAHVITLEDPLEYLHRHKQSVVTQREITTDTDSYVTGLRAALRQAPDVILVGEMRDYETIRIAMTAAETGHLVISTLHTVGAANTIDRIIDSFPPNQQQQIRMQLSMVVQAVISQQLIPTVDGGVEPAFEIMFFNNAIRNMIRESKTHQIDSVIATGQTEGMVSMDASLLNLYREGKITREHAVIYSSNSELMAKKIDRGM, encoded by the coding sequence ATGAAGGTAGTGGATTTATTGAATGCTGCTGTGGCTAAGAATGCATCGGATATCTTTCTTGTGCCAGGTATGCCTTTTTCCTATAAGATAGGAAGCAGAATCGTATATCAGAATGAAGAAAAACTGTTTCCGGCCCAGATGGAGACTTTAATTGAGGAACTGTATCAGCTGGCTGGAAACAGGAACATGGATAAAGTAAAGGAGCATGGAGATGATGACTTTTCCTTTGCCCTGCCAGGTATTTGCAGATTCCGCTCCAGTGTATTTCGCCAGAGGGGTTCTCTGGCAGCTGTAATCCGTGTTGTCACCTTTGATCTGCCGGATTATAAGGAACTCCATATTCCTGAAACCATTATGGATGTTGCCAGAATGACGAAGGGGTTTGTGCTGGTGACAGGTCCGGCTGGAAGTGGTAAGACCACGACTCTGGCCTGTATCATTGATAAGATCAACAACACCAGGAACGCTCATGTAATCACCCTGGAAGATCCTCTTGAATATCTGCACCGTCATAAGCAGAGTGTGGTGACCCAGAGAGAAATCACTACGGATACAGACAGTTATGTGACAGGCCTGCGGGCAGCACTGAGGCAGGCACCGGACGTCATTTTAGTTGGAGAGATGAGAGATTACGAGACCATTCGAATTGCCATGACGGCAGCGGAAACGGGCCATTTGGTGATTTCTACCCTTCATACGGTGGGAGCCGCCAATACCATTGACCGTATCATCGATAGCTTTCCGCCCAATCAGCAGCAGCAGATTCGTATGCAGCTTTCCATGGTGGTTCAGGCCGTTATCTCACAGCAGCTAATTCCAACTGTAGACGGAGGTGTTGAGCCGGCGTTTGAAATCATGTTTTTTAATAATGCAATTCGCAATATGATCCGTGAGTCAAAGACCCATCAGATCGATTCTGTCATAGCAACCGGGCAGACAGAAGGGATGGTATCCATGGATGCCAGTCTCTTAAACTTGTACCGGGAAGGAAAGATCACCAGGGAACATGCAGTTATTTACAGCAGCAACAGTGAATTAATGGCGAAAAAGATTGATCGGGGAATGTAA
- a CDS encoding DUF4860 domain-containing protein, whose amino-acid sequence MSGSMDKRSRMTGALFTLILFLVFVLSALFLVLMGGKVYENINHRMEAAYREDVALSYIANKVRQGDEAGGVSVKEVSGTTVLEIKQVIEDSVYVTDIYYQDGKLWELFSQEGSGLSIGDGNEILSCSPVTMEMNDGLLHIKTEGTEGGSLWFTLRSKGAQDE is encoded by the coding sequence ATGAGCGGGAGCATGGATAAAAGAAGCCGGATGACCGGCGCTCTTTTCACTCTGATACTGTTTCTGGTGTTTGTATTAAGCGCCCTGTTTCTGGTTCTTATGGGCGGAAAAGTGTATGAGAATATCAATCACAGAATGGAAGCTGCTTACCGGGAAGATGTGGCGTTAAGCTACATTGCCAATAAGGTAAGACAAGGCGATGAAGCCGGCGGTGTGTCTGTGAAAGAGGTTTCAGGCACCACAGTTCTGGAAATCAAGCAGGTCATTGAGGATTCTGTCTATGTGACGGATATTTACTATCAGGATGGAAAACTGTGGGAGCTGTTTTCCCAGGAAGGAAGCGGCCTTTCCATTGGAGACGGCAACGAGATATTATCATGCAGTCCGGTCACCATGGAGATGAACGACGGGCTTCTTCATATAAAAACAGAGGGAACAGAGGGCGGCTCCCTCTGGTTTACCTTAAGAAGCAAAGGAGCACAAGATGAATAG
- a CDS encoding type II secretion system F family protein, with translation MAKSARNIYSSREISAFCLQISLLLHAAIPLDEGLSVMAEDAVWGEEKKILLSMAEEAELGIPFSKVLEQAGVYPPYVIRMVRVGEETGNLDKIMESLAEYYDKEDVLYKNIKHALTYPIIMITMLLVVLLVLFTKVMPIFEGVYRQLGAEMPPASLAAARLGGIFSGAALLLGGVLAMAVFIVWLLGKKGKKVPAAEKFIWWIKKNNKIALSTAKRRFTSVLSLTLKSGLDLEKGMELAGQLVDHKIVEEKINQCSFELESGATYYTAMKNTGLFTGFYVQMIKVGTKSGRLDSVMAEISDKYEEEADTAMEQMINRFEPTVVAVLAISVGLILLSVMLPLMGVLSAIG, from the coding sequence ATGGCAAAGAGTGCGAGAAACATTTATTCTTCCAGAGAAATTTCCGCTTTCTGCCTTCAAATATCCCTTCTTCTTCATGCTGCAATCCCTCTTGACGAGGGATTGTCTGTTATGGCGGAGGATGCGGTATGGGGAGAAGAGAAAAAGATCCTGCTTTCCATGGCAGAGGAAGCGGAGCTTGGCATTCCATTTTCAAAAGTGCTGGAACAGGCAGGAGTCTATCCGCCTTATGTAATCCGTATGGTCAGGGTTGGCGAAGAAACCGGTAATCTGGATAAGATTATGGAATCCCTTGCCGAGTATTACGATAAAGAAGATGTGCTCTACAAAAACATAAAACATGCCCTTACATATCCCATCATCATGATTACCATGCTTCTTGTTGTATTGCTGGTTTTATTTACCAAGGTCATGCCTATATTTGAAGGCGTATACCGGCAGCTGGGGGCAGAGATGCCGCCGGCTTCTCTTGCTGCTGCAAGGCTTGGTGGAATCTTCAGCGGAGCGGCTCTTTTATTAGGCGGTGTGCTGGCAATGGCTGTTTTCATCGTATGGCTTCTTGGGAAAAAAGGAAAAAAAGTCCCAGCAGCAGAAAAGTTCATTTGGTGGATCAAGAAGAATAATAAAATTGCTCTGTCTACGGCAAAGCGCCGTTTTACCTCTGTGTTATCCCTTACCTTAAAAAGCGGTCTGGATCTGGAAAAAGGCATGGAGCTGGCTGGTCAATTGGTGGATCATAAGATTGTAGAAGAAAAAATCAATCAGTGTTCCTTTGAACTGGAATCAGGGGCGACATACTATACAGCCATGAAAAATACAGGTTTGTTCACAGGATTTTATGTACAGATGATTAAAGTGGGAACGAAAAGCGGTCGTCTTGACAGTGTGATGGCGGAGATTTCGGACAAGTACGAGGAAGAAGCAGATACTGCCATGGAACAGATGATTAACCGTTTTGAACCAACGGTGGTAGCTGTGCTTGCCATATCCGTGGGACTCATTTTACTTTCAGTCATGCTGCCGCTTATGGGTGTATTATCTGCCATTGGTTAG
- a CDS encoding transglutaminase-like domain-containing protein, producing MKKSGAVFAAAFAAVMVYIAGFGPEGSISASENTKESIEWKTVVSIKDEAVPLASKPAGGNVKVPTASGTVTFSGNSVTVDASNTSHGYVMVQYTGSAAKIKVQVIKSGGETYTYDLNARSAYEVFPLTEGNGTYTLRVLEQVQGTQYAIKYSNQLQVSLSNEFEPFLYPNQYVNFTAGSAVVSKGAELAASAPDSLGVVTNVYNYVVKSFTYDTALANSVQTGYLPDVDQALAKKKGICFDYAAVMTSMLRSQNIPTKLVVGYTGSLYHAWVNVYIEGQGWVDNVIYFDGYDWKLMDPTFASSGGNDPAIKQYITNSSNYKGKYTY from the coding sequence ATGAAAAAAAGTGGTGCGGTATTTGCAGCGGCATTTGCAGCCGTTATGGTCTACATTGCTGGCTTTGGGCCGGAAGGGTCTATCTCTGCATCAGAAAATACAAAGGAAAGCATTGAATGGAAAACAGTTGTCAGTATTAAAGATGAAGCAGTTCCTTTGGCTTCCAAGCCTGCTGGTGGCAACGTGAAGGTTCCTACAGCATCTGGAACGGTTACGTTTAGCGGCAATTCGGTAACGGTTGATGCATCCAATACAAGCCATGGATATGTTATGGTCCAGTATACGGGCAGTGCAGCAAAGATTAAGGTACAGGTCATTAAAAGCGGTGGTGAGACTTATACCTATGACCTAAATGCCAGATCCGCCTATGAGGTATTTCCTTTAACCGAGGGTAATGGAACCTATACCCTGCGGGTTCTGGAGCAGGTACAGGGGACTCAGTACGCTATTAAATACAGCAATCAGCTACAGGTCAGTCTTTCCAATGAATTTGAACCATTTCTATATCCAAACCAGTATGTGAATTTTACAGCTGGAAGTGCAGTGGTATCAAAAGGAGCTGAACTTGCAGCATCAGCACCGGATTCTCTGGGAGTTGTGACCAATGTCTATAACTACGTGGTGAAAAGCTTTACCTACGATACAGCCTTGGCTAATTCCGTTCAGACCGGATACCTTCCTGATGTTGACCAGGCTTTGGCTAAGAAAAAGGGAATCTGTTTTGATTATGCGGCTGTTATGACTTCCATGCTGCGCTCTCAGAATATTCCTACCAAGCTAGTCGTAGGGTATACCGGAAGTCTTTACCATGCATGGGTGAATGTCTATATCGAGGGACAGGGCTGGGTGGACAATGTCATTTACTTTGACGGTTACGACTGGAAGCTCATGGATCCTACCTTTGCCTCCTCTGGCGGGAACGATCCTGCGATAAAGCAATATATAACCAATAGCTCCAATTATAAAGGAAAATACACTTACTAA
- the rlmB gene encoding 23S rRNA (guanosine(2251)-2'-O)-methyltransferase RlmB: MIEEFTIEGRNAVLEAFRSGKTIDKLYVQKGVQDGPIQSIIREAKKKDTIINFVERERLDQMSEEGHHQGVIAHAAAYEYAEVEDMLKAAEEKGEPPFLFLLDGIEDPHNLGAIIRTANLAGAHGVIIPKRRAVGLTATVAKTSAGALNYTPVAKVTNLTATMEELKEKGMWFVCADMEGETMYRMNLKGPIGLVIGSEGSGVSRLVKENCDMIASIPMKGDIDSLNASVAAGVLAYEIVRQRLG, from the coding sequence ATGATAGAGGAATTTACCATAGAGGGAAGAAACGCAGTATTGGAGGCGTTTCGCTCCGGGAAGACAATTGATAAGCTGTACGTGCAAAAGGGAGTTCAGGATGGCCCCATCCAGTCCATTATCCGGGAAGCAAAAAAGAAAGATACCATCATTAATTTCGTAGAGCGGGAACGGCTGGACCAGATGTCAGAAGAAGGGCATCACCAGGGCGTAATCGCTCATGCAGCAGCTTATGAATATGCAGAAGTGGAGGATATGTTAAAGGCAGCAGAGGAAAAGGGAGAACCGCCGTTCTTATTCTTATTGGACGGAATTGAAGATCCTCATAATCTGGGTGCCATTATCCGTACTGCTAATTTAGCCGGAGCTCATGGTGTTATCATTCCAAAGCGCCGGGCGGTAGGTCTGACAGCAACGGTTGCAAAGACCTCAGCAGGTGCACTTAACTATACACCAGTGGCAAAGGTTACAAACTTAACAGCCACCATGGAAGAATTAAAAGAAAAGGGTATGTGGTTTGTCTGTGCCGATATGGAGGGAGAGACCATGTACCGTATGAACTTAAAGGGTCCGATCGGACTTGTGATAGGAAGTGAAGGAAGCGGTGTCAGCAGGCTGGTTAAAGAGAACTGCGATATGATAGCTTCTATCCCCATGAAAGGGGATATTGACTCTTTAAATGCCTCAGTTGCGGCTGGGGTCCTTGCCTATGAAATCGTGAGACAACGTCTGGGATAA
- a CDS encoding Mini-ribonuclease 3 encodes MEESIMTLNGFSDFFKESLHLKKVDIKSYSPLALAYIGDAVYEVMIRTKVMNHGSTQVNNMHKKSAKLVNAGTQAEIIRRLIEAEDLTQDEIAVYKRGRNAKSVTTAKHATMADYRTATGFEALCGYLYLNGDLERLIAVVGKGLERIGELE; translated from the coding sequence ATGGAAGAGAGTATAATGACCCTGAACGGATTTTCTGATTTCTTTAAAGAATCACTGCATCTAAAGAAAGTAGATATCAAAAGCTATTCCCCTCTGGCTCTCGCATATATCGGTGATGCTGTCTATGAGGTCATGATCCGAACAAAGGTAATGAATCATGGAAGCACACAGGTTAACAATATGCATAAAAAGAGTGCCAAGCTGGTCAATGCCGGGACCCAGGCAGAGATCATAAGACGGCTGATAGAGGCGGAAGATTTAACACAAGATGAGATTGCTGTTTATAAAAGAGGGCGTAATGCCAAGTCAGTCACAACGGCCAAGCATGCCACCATGGCAGACTACCGGACAGCGACTGGATTTGAAGCGCTATGCGGCTATCTGTATTTAAACGGCGATTTAGAACGGCTCATTGCCGTAGTGGGCAAAGGACTTGAACGAATAGGAGAACTGGAATGA
- the cysS gene encoding cysteine--tRNA ligase, whose amino-acid sequence MKVFNTLSRQKEEFVPLEPLKVKMYVCGPTVYNFIHIGNARPIIVFDTVRRYFEYKGYEVNYVSNFTDVDDKIIKKAIEEGVDSDVISKRYIEECKKDMEALNVKPATKNPLATEEICGMLDMIKGLVEKGHAYQAADGTVYFRTKSFKEYGKLSHKNLEDLQSGFREIKVTGEDGKEESSDFVLWKPKKEGEPYWESPWSEGRPGWHIECSVMSKKYLGDQIDIHAGGEDLIFPHHENEIAQSEAANGKEFAKYWMHNAFLNVDNKKMSKSLGNFFTVREIGEKYDLQVLRFFMLSAHYRSPLNFSADLMESSKNGLDRILTAVDKLKDLEAVAKTDSLREGEEKKPVEELIVKYEAAMDDDFNTADAISAIFELVKLSNSTTDENSSREYVTYLKETIDKLCGVLGIIAEKKEEILDEEIEAMIEARQQARKDKDFALADEIRGKLLEQGIVLEDTREGVKWKRV is encoded by the coding sequence ATGAAGGTTTTTAATACATTATCCAGACAAAAAGAAGAATTCGTACCATTGGAGCCGTTAAAGGTCAAGATGTATGTGTGCGGTCCTACCGTATACAATTTTATACACATTGGTAACGCAAGGCCTATCATAGTCTTTGACACCGTACGAAGATATTTTGAATATAAAGGTTATGAGGTTAATTATGTATCCAACTTTACCGATGTAGATGATAAAATCATCAAAAAGGCAATCGAGGAAGGTGTGGATTCAGATGTCATATCCAAGCGTTACATTGAAGAGTGCAAAAAAGATATGGAAGCTTTGAATGTGAAGCCGGCGACTAAAAATCCTCTGGCAACAGAAGAAATCTGTGGAATGCTTGACATGATAAAAGGTCTGGTTGAAAAAGGCCATGCATATCAGGCGGCAGACGGTACTGTTTATTTCCGTACAAAGTCTTTTAAGGAGTACGGAAAGCTGTCCCATAAGAACCTGGAAGATTTACAGTCAGGATTCCGTGAAATTAAAGTGACCGGAGAAGACGGAAAAGAAGAATCCTCTGACTTTGTTCTCTGGAAGCCGAAAAAAGAAGGGGAGCCTTATTGGGAGTCACCCTGGAGCGAGGGAAGACCTGGCTGGCATATTGAATGCTCTGTGATGTCTAAAAAGTATCTTGGAGACCAGATCGATATTCATGCAGGTGGGGAAGATTTGATTTTCCCTCATCATGAGAACGAGATTGCGCAGAGTGAAGCGGCTAACGGAAAAGAATTTGCAAAATACTGGATGCACAATGCCTTTTTAAATGTTGATAACAAGAAGATGTCAAAGTCTCTTGGAAACTTCTTTACCGTAAGAGAAATTGGTGAAAAGTATGATTTACAGGTACTTCGTTTCTTTATGCTCAGTGCTCACTACAGAAGTCCTCTTAATTTCAGCGCTGATTTAATGGAATCATCCAAAAACGGTTTGGACCGCATTCTGACAGCTGTAGATAAGCTTAAGGATCTGGAAGCTGTAGCAAAGACAGATTCCCTTCGTGAGGGAGAAGAGAAAAAGCCGGTAGAAGAGCTGATCGTCAAATATGAAGCTGCCATGGATGATGATTTCAACACGGCAGATGCGATTTCAGCCATTTTCGAACTGGTGAAACTAAGCAATTCCACTACCGATGAAAACAGCTCAAGAGAATATGTGACCTACTTAAAGGAAACCATTGATAAGCTGTGCGGTGTTCTCGGCATTATTGCAGAGAAGAAAGAAGAAATTCTTGACGAAGAAATTGAAGCCATGATAGAAGCAAGGCAGCAGGCAAGAAAAGACAAGGACTTCGCTCTTGCAGATGAGATTCGTGGAAAATTACTGGAGCAGGGCATTGTTCTGGAGGACACCAGGGAAGGTGTAAAATGGAAGAGAGTATAA
- the ispF gene encoding 2-C-methyl-D-erythritol 2,4-cyclodiphosphate synthase: MRIGQGYDVHKLVEGRDLIIGGVTIPYEKGLLGHSDADVLVHAVIDALFGAAAMGDIGEHFPDQDPAYKGVSSIELLKQAGKLLEEGGYIIENIDATIIAQKPKLLTYRPQMMENIADALNLPVGKVNVKATTEEGLGFTGNGEGISAQAITLLTSVEDYCYDDKIMGSGCGGCSGGCCGR; this comes from the coding sequence ATGAGAATTGGACAGGGATATGATGTTCATAAATTAGTAGAAGGAAGAGATCTTATCATTGGAGGAGTAACGATTCCATATGAGAAAGGACTTTTAGGTCATTCTGACGCGGATGTACTGGTTCATGCTGTTATTGATGCTCTTTTTGGAGCGGCAGCCATGGGAGATATCGGTGAGCATTTCCCGGATCAGGATCCTGCATATAAGGGTGTATCCAGTATTGAGCTTTTAAAACAGGCAGGTAAGCTTTTGGAAGAGGGAGGCTATATTATTGAAAATATTGATGCCACCATTATCGCACAGAAACCGAAGCTTCTTACCTATCGCCCTCAGATGATGGAGAACATTGCAGATGCGCTGAATCTGCCGGTAGGAAAGGTGAATGTAAAAGCCACTACGGAAGAAGGACTTGGATTTACCGGAAACGGCGAGGGAATTTCAGCTCAGGCCATTACCCTTCTTACTTCTGTGGAAGATTACTGTTATGATGATAAAATCATGGGTTCCGGCTGCGGAGGCTGTTCCGGAGGCTGCTGCGGAAGATAG
- a CDS encoding diacylglycerol/lipid kinase family protein → MYYFIVNPNSRCGRGQNTWNKLKGALEASGVEYEVYLTEKPGDARIYASKLTNGCKESNVIVAVGGDGTVNEILDGLCFCGSITLGYIPAGSGNDLARSLKLPRNPVRCLDRILHPKYYKLMDYGVITYGDGEVAHRRFIVSAGIGMDAAVCHNILFSKSKGLLHKLHIGRLAYLLIGIKQLALAKPSKGHVLINGVQKVEFNHVYFISAHIHPYEGGGFKFAPGASFEDGKLTICIMNNRKKRKLIPVLACSLLGRKIPNTGIRFYTCEEISIHMEQPMAVHTDGESCFCQKDVQIRCISKKLRVIV, encoded by the coding sequence ATGTACTATTTTATTGTAAACCCTAACTCACGCTGCGGACGTGGACAAAATACCTGGAATAAGCTGAAGGGAGCCTTAGAAGCTTCCGGTGTGGAGTATGAAGTTTATTTGACGGAAAAGCCGGGAGATGCAAGGATTTATGCCAGTAAACTGACAAACGGCTGTAAAGAATCCAATGTGATTGTTGCCGTAGGCGGAGATGGTACAGTGAACGAGATTCTGGATGGACTCTGTTTTTGTGGTTCCATAACCTTAGGGTATATTCCTGCGGGATCGGGTAATGATCTGGCAAGGAGTTTAAAACTGCCCAGGAACCCGGTCCGTTGTCTTGACAGGATTCTTCATCCAAAATATTACAAATTAATGGATTATGGGGTTATAACCTATGGGGACGGTGAAGTGGCGCACCGGCGATTCATTGTAAGTGCAGGAATCGGTATGGATGCAGCTGTTTGCCATAATATATTATTTTCAAAATCAAAAGGACTGCTTCACAAGCTTCATATAGGAAGGCTGGCTTATCTTTTAATCGGAATCAAGCAGCTTGCCCTGGCGAAGCCGTCTAAGGGTCATGTTCTTATAAATGGTGTTCAAAAAGTAGAATTTAATCACGTGTATTTTATATCAGCCCACATTCATCCTTACGAGGGCGGTGGATTCAAGTTTGCCCCCGGTGCAAGTTTTGAGGATGGAAAGCTTACGATCTGTATTATGAATAACAGAAAGAAGCGTAAGCTTATTCCTGTACTGGCCTGCTCTTTATTAGGAAGAAAGATACCAAATACAGGGATCCGTTTTTATACTTGTGAGGAAATCTCGATTCACATGGAGCAGCCGATGGCAGTTCATACCGATGGGGAAAGCTGCTTTTGTCAAAAGGATGTGCAGATTCGGTGTATCAGTAAAAAATTGCGGGTGATTGTTTAG
- a CDS encoding NYN domain-containing protein gives MSDKKFAVLIDSDNISAKYITCILDEMTRYGVITYKRIYGDWTSAQMGKWKLELLENSITPIQQFSNTVGKNATDSALIIDAMDLLYTDNVDGFCIVSSDSDFTRLASRLRESGKEVIGMGEEKTPKSFRAACTVFTNLEVLLDQDEEGTGGGAIGKEVIEQDITSIILENDDKNKATGLGEIGNRLVKKYSDFDVRNYGYSSLSKFLEEMDSFELRKSNNVVTVRMKDNRTKRQELEEFAVKLVKGSGKNGMELAALGNGMHRKFADFKVKDYGYSTFSKFVHSVSMLEVRENKNNSKAVFLKKE, from the coding sequence TTGAGTGACAAAAAATTTGCAGTTTTAATTGATTCAGATAATATTTCAGCAAAGTACATTACATGCATTCTGGATGAGATGACACGATACGGGGTCATTACCTACAAACGAATTTATGGAGATTGGACAAGCGCCCAGATGGGAAAGTGGAAGCTGGAGCTTTTGGAAAATTCTATTACCCCGATTCAGCAGTTTTCCAATACCGTTGGAAAGAATGCCACAGACTCCGCACTTATTATTGATGCCATGGACTTACTTTATACGGACAATGTGGATGGATTCTGTATCGTTTCCAGTGACAGTGATTTTACCCGTCTGGCAAGCAGGCTTCGGGAATCAGGAAAAGAAGTCATTGGTATGGGAGAAGAAAAGACACCCAAATCCTTCCGTGCTGCCTGTACGGTTTTTACGAATCTGGAAGTTCTTTTGGATCAGGATGAAGAGGGAACCGGCGGCGGAGCCATTGGAAAAGAAGTTATTGAGCAGGATATTACCTCCATCATTTTGGAAAATGATGATAAGAATAAGGCGACCGGACTTGGAGAAATTGGGAACCGTTTGGTAAAGAAGTATTCCGATTTCGACGTGAGAAATTATGGCTACAGTTCTCTGTCTAAATTTTTGGAAGAGATGGATTCCTTTGAGCTGAGAAAATCCAACAATGTGGTGACGGTTCGAATGAAGGACAATCGTACCAAACGCCAGGAGCTGGAAGAATTTGCAGTGAAGCTTGTAAAGGGTTCTGGTAAAAACGGAATGGAGCTTGCGGCTTTGGGCAATGGTATGCACCGGAAGTTTGCTGACTTTAAGGTAAAGGATTACGGGTATTCCACATTTTCAAAATTTGTCCACAGCGTTTCCATGTTAGAAGTGCGGGAGAATAAAAACAACAGCAAAGCGGTATTTTTGAAAAAAGAATAA
- a CDS encoding spore coat associated protein CotJA, with amino-acid sequence MNTISSSGCDTSKRPPATPSESVHLAIATVPMQPWEQPYDPAAALKHGTIFPSLNLPFYVTGGDL; translated from the coding sequence ATGAATACGATTTCTTCTTCTGGATGTGACACATCAAAAAGACCCCCTGCAACACCATCGGAATCTGTTCACCTTGCAATTGCCACCGTTCCCATGCAGCCTTGGGAACAGCCTTATGACCCAGCAGCAGCTTTAAAACACGGAACTATTTTCCCTAGTCTTAATCTTCCATTTTACGTTACGGGAGGTGATTTGTAA
- a CDS encoding spore coat protein CotJB, with amino-acid sequence MADRNNLLQQINEISFTVNDLNLYLDTHPLDENALDAFKEAMEQRKQLLQTFAENFEPLTMNCVCPDTNNKSQTKTKYPDQRHFTWSDGPLPWEGGMI; translated from the coding sequence ATGGCAGACCGAAACAATCTTCTGCAGCAGATCAACGAAATCAGTTTTACGGTCAATGATTTAAATTTATATCTGGACACTCATCCTCTGGATGAAAATGCGCTTGATGCTTTTAAAGAGGCCATGGAACAAAGAAAACAGCTTTTACAGACCTTTGCTGAAAACTTTGAACCTCTTACCATGAATTGCGTGTGCCCTGACACCAACAACAAAAGCCAGACAAAAACAAAATACCCGGATCAGAGACATTTTACCTGGTCGGATGGCCCGCTGCCGTGGGAAGGAGGAATGATATAA